The genomic DNA AGATTAGAATGTAAAGGTATATAAACTATCGTCAACAGAAAGCTACTGCCCTCGAGGCATCCGGTCAATTTGAAACGATACAGAGAAGATTAGCATGGCCCCTGCACAAGGTTGACACGCTTTATCAAGGAGATGCTAAACTTTTTTTTAAGCACTCTTATCGGCTTAAATTGGAGGTATGGAGTTTCGGTGTCCATTTTTTACCTGCTTGAGGGTTCGAAACGGGTACGGAGCGCGACTTGATTAGGTCTTTACTTTCACTTCTATACTTGGGAGTTGGACAACTGTTTGAAGTCCCATGTATAGAAACTTCTTGACTTAATATAGCTTCTTGACTTAATATATAGCTACCTCTACCTGAGCGTTGAAGCGCCACACCCTCTTTAGCTCGACTTGGAGGTATGGGATCATCGTTCTTCTCGACAATACTGGGGTCTATTGTCTTCACGATGACCGCATAAATAGCACTATCGGTATCTAGGCAAACAGCGTTATAGGTAGTTATACATTCAATATACAATCATCTATACAGATCCATTGAATCTCACTGTACATAAATCACTGTGTAATCACATCAGGCTTGTTCGCCCTCCAATCTCTTGACTACTCTCGCCGTTAGGCATCTCGCCATTCCGACCAACCACGAACTCGCGGTAGATCGCCTGCAGTCGCCGTCGCTCTGCTGCACTGAGTGAGCTGCGTGTTGTGTTGAGTGATCGCTCCATGTGCTCCCATTTGATAATGATCTCTTGACGAGGCTCTTCCTGAGTGGTCTCATTTGCGGCAGGAGTCGCGGCGTTAGTTGTGCCTTGCGCAATTTGCCGTTGGCGCCGCCGGGCACTCTTGATTGCGTCGAGCTTGGCCGCAACGGCTGCAGGTGGAGGCATAGACACCGTTCCGTTGGCCTGCTCCGACGTGGAGTAAAGAAATTGGATGAAGGACTTGGTACTGGTACTCGTCGACTGCTTGGTATTGCTTTTGGCTGCCGGCTTATCAGCATTGTGATCCCCGAGAGCATCATGGACGGCTTCAAGGTGGGCGTTATAGACGACGGCTTGAAGATCAGCTCCAGAGAAGCCCTCTGTTCGTGCAGCAACTTCATCTAGGCGAGCCACCACTTCGTCGCTCATCACCAACTTCGAACTGACAGCTTTGATGATATCAGCACGGTCTGTGTGGTTCGGCATATCGCAGAGTAAAGACTTGTCTAGACGACCCGGGCGCAGAAGTGCTGGATCGATCAAGTCCGGTCGAGAAGTAGCGGCGAGAACGTAGACTCCGGAAAGCCCTTCCGCTCCATCCATCTGTGTGAGCAGTTGGTTGACCACGCGATCTGTGACACCTGTGGAATCATGGCCACGCTTGGGTGCTATACTGTCGAATTCATCAAAGAACAAGACACAGGGCCTAGCAGCTTGAGCTCTTTCAAACAGGTCTCGTACGCTTTTCTCACTCGCACCGATATATTTGTTCAGGATTTCAGGACCCTTGACACTTATGAAATTGAGGCCACACTCGCCTGCCACCGCACTAGCCAGAAGTGTTTTCCCGCAACCAGGAAAGCCATAAAGTAACAAACCAGACCGCAGACGCAGCGGACACTGTGCAAAGATCGGAGCGTACTTGGTAGGGTATTGGAGTGTCTCTAAAAGCATCTGGCGAGTCTCGTGCAAGCCACCAATGCCGGCAAATGTTGTAGTAGAAGACGTGAGAGTAACGTTACGAAGGGAGGCTGGTGTGAAACCTTTGATGGCATTTTCAAAGTCGTCAGCACCGAGAGTGATCGCCTTTGATGTTCCGGAGAGCTCTTGGACAGAGCGGATCAAAGCCTCATTTCTCGCCCGAGAGACCAGGAGAACCAAGTCGCCAGGCATATATCCATCCGTTTTGCCAGCTAGTTCAAGGAAATCTATATCACGACTCAAGACAAAACCATCTGCTCCAGCAGAGCTCGGGCGGCTATCTGGATTCGAGGGATCTAACCATGAGCCCTGGGTAGATGCACTAGCTTCTCGTGCATGGCCGTTCATAGTGATACTGGCGCCTTTATCTTGACTTGTCAGCTGCTCAAGCACCTTCCGCCGGCCTTCTTTATCCGGAGCCCTTATATGAATGATTTCACGGGCAACATGGCCTCCGATTATCACGTTGTTCAACGACTCTTTCGACTGTGCAGTTGCCAATAGCACCACCGAAGAATTCATGGAGCAGTATTCTCGCACCATAGAGCAAATCACTTCACTGTTCTGACGGCTGCGGCCATTATCTCCTCCAACCTGTAGCTCCGTTTCCACCGGACACAGTTTATCGAGATCATCCAAGATCACGACTGACTGCCCGCCTAGGCGAGAGCACCAGGAGGCGGACATAAAAAGGCGGTTCAAAGTCTCTTTAATATTGGAGATTCGAGTCTCGTCAGTAACGAGCTTGCGACAAGAGAAGTATTTCACATTGAAGAGGTGGTCTTTTCGAAGTCGATGTGCCAGGAGATGGCTAAGCTTCGTCTTTCCAGAACCAAGTCCGCCAGTCAACAAGATTGACGACGACTTAGTTAGGTTATCAAGAGACTGTCTGATGATCTTATCGATGCCCACCATCTCTGGTACTGTGGATGGTATTGTATCCTCCGTGGGCATAGGGGACGAGCCCTGATCTGAAGGTCGGGGAATTTCAGACTGTACTTCAAGTGA from Aspergillus oryzae RIB40 DNA, chromosome 7 includes the following:
- the pex1 gene encoding AAA family ATPase peroxin 1 (AAA+-type ATPase), whose amino-acid sequence is MAPKKPSTTAEVALVPLKNCLVNLPPSLVALLVNANTAAQNVIVELQYRPTSGKASGNSTQRSCYLGWTGMPSKRRLAPVVGKDGINSGPSSREQDISTVEMDTTFGRVLGLTEGQRVGIFIHLDPPVAHTINIEPLTPEDWEIIELHATFLELNLLSQIRALPNPTYSTAQPDHMHPLALHLSPTSTANIVITSLTPAPSDTSPFAKIAPDAEVIVAPKVRPRNTRGTRGDSRSVNGSSRRSVGGRSSGSTARTKSKSDSTSRGCLYFRGIDRQWTEQYFDGESEDDTNKGLRVWVEPEILASNELRGASWACITIVQPSGLKPPLDPQQQLNQAEQKSNEAGAPSTKLVAKVLPWVDAPHSEHLAMSTLLCSALGAEGMVGGIVRVEAAPPPLQKSAVKSIKVYPFMADTSKKKDGLKFGADTAAAKDALAERIKVIYGSPGSEKGLLSGPLTDGMVLPKADNQTTVSAFDGAIIRFDPPLKAASEPTFGWLQGSEQKLSLEVQSEIPRPSDQGSSPMPTEDTIPSTVPEMVGIDKIIRQSLDNLTKSSSILLTGGLGSGKTKLSHLLAHRLRKDHLFNVKYFSCRKLVTDETRISNIKETLNRLFMSASWCSRLGGQSVVILDDLDKLCPVETELQVGGDNGRSRQNSEVICSMVREYCSMNSSVVLLATAQSKESLNNVIIGGHVAREIIHIRAPDKEGRRKVLEQLTSQDKGASITMNGHAREASASTQGSWLDPSNPDSRPSSAGADGFVLSRDIDFLELAGKTDGYMPGDLVLLVSRARNEALIRSVQELSGTSKAITLGADDFENAIKGFTPASLRNVTLTSSTTTFAGIGGLHETRQMLLETLQYPTKYAPIFAQCPLRLRSGLLLYGFPGCGKTLLASAVAGECGLNFISVKGPEILNKYIGASEKSVRDLFERAQAARPCVLFFDEFDSIAPKRGHDSTGVTDRVVNQLLTQMDGAEGLSGVYVLAATSRPDLIDPALLRPGRLDKSLLCDMPNHTDRADIIKAVSSKLVMSDEVVARLDEVAARTEGFSGADLQAVVYNAHLEAVHDALGDHNADKPAAKSNTKQSTSTSTKSFIQFLYSTSEQANGTVSMPPPAAVAAKLDAIKSARRRQRQIAQGTTNAATPAANETTQEEPRQEIIIKWEHMERSLNTTRSSLSAAERRRLQAIYREFVVGRNGEMPNGESSQEIGGRTSLM